The genomic window CGGTATGAACAAGTGTCTCAGTGATTTGTAATAAAAACAGAGGAGTGGACATGAGAAACACAGTGGATAGTTGTAGACTATatgttttcttaatttgaaaAGAGGCCACATGAAATGGTTCAGTAGGTGTCCAATCATTGAACCCCAAATGACCTGAGGGCTCATTTAAGTACACCCAGTGGGCCCACCCTAGAGCTTCTGATTCAGTTTTGGGTCGACCCAAGAAGATCCCAGGTGAAGCCCAAACTGCTGGTCTACAGTCCACATTTGAGGACCTACCAGAAAAACATAAGGTGTCTGacatttttctctgtctcaccGATGAACCCAAAAGATCTAGATACTTCCCCTTGCCAGGGGAGCAGAAGGATTCCATGAAACTCATCTATGTTCGAAAAAGCTGTAGCCTCTGTGTTCATGTAAGTACTCAGTGTTAGCTGTCCTGGCCTCACCAACAGTGAAGGCTGCAGAAGAGGCCTGGTGTCGGCTCACTGCAGATAAATGTGGGGAGTAAAGGTGCCCAGCATGGGAAGCCTGGGCGCTCAGTAGAACCAACTGCAGGGCTGTGGCTTTCTTCTAATTCAGCTTATGGCGGTCAGATTTTCCCAGACAAGTgcccaacaaaacaaaagctgtgGATTGGGCTGGAGAAGGGGCCCATTTCCGGTAACCAACAGGTGTTGACAGACTAATTTCTAAGAGGCCGCAACAGAAGAGAGGAGTGGGGTAGAAAGTGACAGCGTGTGATAAGAACAAGGCAGGATACTCGTGTCTGCTTGAGCTTCTGACAGAGCAGGGCATCCTCACTGGTCAGCTGCTTTGGCCCTAAGTCCACTCTTAAAGCTACAAATGACAGGGTCATGGGCTGAATCTTCAGTCCCTGTGCGCAGCCTCTACTGAGAGGTCTCAAGGTACGGTATCCCCTTTGCTGATGAAGAACACTGCTTAACCTAGACAGAAGCCTTTTCTTGGGGTGCATCCCGGTAGTAAGACAGTGACCGCACTGAGAAGTATGTAGAATATCTAGCTCAGGGTGCCCTCTCCACTCCTGACAGTTTTGCTTGGCATTTCAAGTCAAATCAAATGCTTTCTGGAATTGGATCCACTTCTTTGTTTGCCTTCCTACATCCCAGGAATCACAACCTACTTAAAAGTAGAAAACCACATAGAATTCATCCCCATCAAAAACAGTAGGCCAGCTGGAGAGAAGGTGACAGCCACACAAGGAGATTCTTTTAGAAGGACGTGTGAGCCGCCATGGCAGTCACTGGTGCAGCCTTCCGGCACTACAAGCTCAATGCTGACAGTGTTCTTCCTAGCTAACACAATTCAGAGCCCAGAAGAACTAAGTCAGCAGCTTCAAGGGACAACTCACCCAGTCTGCCAGGTTAGGATGTGGTGGGGACTGCTTGGTGGGGTGGCTCCAATTTCACTTGATGGCGTTGAGCTTCTCTGGCTTTGAGGTAAGGCAGCTATATGTAGTTGgtgagggaaaggcagggagagacagGTAAGACAAAAGAGCTTATAACACAATGGCAGACCTTCAACCATTGCCAGACATGACCTTGTAGGCAGGGTCTCAGTGACCTCATGCCATAGTCACAGTGGGGAAATACCTTTGTATCCCCAACTGCATTTTCTCCTAACTACGTTTCTCCATTCTGACTGAGGCCACAGGATGGCTTCTTAAACTGCACAGAATGGGAGGCCCCTGTATTTCTGTGGTGGAGACCTGAGCTTGGAGGGCTGCTTCGTGGCATTTTAGATGTGGTCCCTATGCGAGGTCATGCTTTACTGTAGGAAGGGCCTCTGGAAAGTCCTCTGCTGTCTCAGACTTACCAGCTGCTACTTCAGTAACCCTTCAAATGAACAGAGCTTTTAACAGCTCACTTAAACATAGGAGTTTACTGATggaggaacacagagaaatctcGTTAGGAGAATTCAGCACCAAGTAAATCCTACTTAAATGCATCGTTTGCATTGGTTGGGGTAGGGAGTTGGAAtccttttcttctgtctgtcaACCTCAGATACAACTTACTAAAATCTTAGTAATAATATCTGCCCGCTATCATTTAGTAGAGCATAGCCACACAAGCACAGCAGTTTTGAGAGAATGAAACCCTCCTATCCTTTGGCCATTGGTACTTAACCGTGGGATCTAAGAGGACCAGACGTGATCATGACCTTCAGGTGGCACACAGAGTGTATCCATTCCCAGAATCTTTCTGGGAAGGTAAGtaagcagaggaggaagaaggtgtCGGTGTTGTCCATGGTGTCCCAGGACCGCTAGCTAATCTGTAGCCTAGTCTCTGGAGCTTGTGTGGTGTGTGCCCTAAGGCAAAAGATGGTGGGGATATGGAGACAGAATGTACCTCTTCCTTCCAGGTGACACTCGTCCCCAATCCTTGGTTTTATTCTTGTACTGCTTACTATTTTTGTCTGGAAGTCTTCCCTCGTTTCCTGCCTACTAGAGTCAAGGgttggagtatttttttttaaccactgtcTGAGTGGTAAGAGTATACAGATGAGCATCACCAGTGTAGCAAAGACAAGTGCTCAGCTAAGGCGGGTTATTAGATTgttatttcacagagaaacttctTAACAGAAAGGACAGTCCTCCCATCTTTTACTGGACTTGGTACTGCACAGTGGGTTCAAACCTCGGTGACACAGTATCAAGGATACTGAAAGTGTCAAAGATACTGAAAGCGCTGTTGTGATTTTTCTGTGAAAAAGAAGTTACTTTGTGATTCTATCATAACCTCATTGGAATAGCAAAGCCAGGAGTAGCCAGGCTACTTATGCAGGGCAGCTGTCAGGCTCAGAGAGTAATCACTTCTTTCCCCAGGGCTTCAAGATCCCAACCGTTCTTGGCAAGATTATAACTTGGGTCTCTAACCTACTAGAATTTTTCTTCACCAGGAAAAAGGTGCACCTTTAGCAGGATAAACCCTGAGACCTGACATCACATGGCTTTCTGTCCTTAACTAGAAGGGCTAATGGAAAGCTCCTTTTGTGCTCCAGATAAAGAAGGAGGAAACACTAGTGTTGGGGTACGAGCCACAGGCTTCCCACATTCCTCAGCAATGCCTCCGTAATTTGACTCCCTTTCTTGGCTGCGATGGCTACCCAGGTCATCGCATTCCCTCCACTCTGCTCACCTGATGTGGCCTTGCACATCTGGGGCATCCTGGTGACCCTGCTGTGCGCCACGAAGGTGCTCTGGGAAGAGGTGCTGTACTGAGAGCCGCTGTCTGAGGAGGTGGAGCTGGTATGCGACAAGCGGCTGTGCTCCTTGTGCGAGGCTGTGGAACGCTGGTACCACTGGCGCAGCTCGTCTGATACTGCAGCACGGCCACAGCCTTTGTCATGGGCGCCCTCCCTCCCCAACGAAGGAGTCCGCAGGATCTGGGAGCGCGATGGTGTAAGGCGGCCTGCATCACCCTCATCGCCACCCCCACGCCAGCTCTCTTTGAACAGGCCGCCAGCCGTGTAGGAATTAGAGGTCTTGAACTGTGCCTTGACACTGTAGTGGCCCTCCTGGTCACTCTCCAGGCTGCGTACTACCACGGGTGTAGCACTGCCCTCAATATACAACGGGTACTCCTTGATGCGATACTGAGAGCTTGGCTGGCTCTGGCTGTGCAGGTACACGCCGCCACCCGCTCCTGCAGCCCCGCTGCGTGCTGCCAGGTTGGGCATGCTGCCGGAGCTCGCTGAGCCCAGGGAGCCTGCTGCCCGCTGCCTCTGCCGCTGGCGCTGGCGCGCCTTGGATGGCGAGTCCTCAGCCAGCGTTGAGTAGTTGGCGTTCATCTGCGCCGGGTAGTAGTGCTCTGAGCTCGAGTGACTGGTGCACGACGAGCAGTCATCCATGGGGTCCGAGCCATTGCTGCTACGAGTCCTCGGAGTGTAGAAGTCAGGGCTCCCGGTGTCATTCTCTGAGCCCAGGAGCTTGCCCTGGGACTCCAAGCTGGAGCTCCGATGCCTAAAGTGCAGTGCCAGGCTGTGCAGTCTCGTGGGACTGATGTCTACCGACCTGTGGGGAGACCTCAGGGTTGGTCTTGGGGATCTGGATCAAAAGGTCCCATGAAAGCCACAGGGCTGGAGTGTAAAAGCCTAGGGGAACTCGGGGCTTCTAGCCAATGGTTTTCCTGGAAAGCCAGGTACTTCCTTAGGTCCCAGGTGAGAAAGGGAGCTAAGAgtccctggaggccagagccAGGGAAGTAGATTTACATCTAGGATTTACACAGGGTTTCTGCTAAAAGGTGTTGACCAAAATCTAAAATAGGGCTTTTGCTTTTTAGGGAACCTAAGAATTACTACGTTCTAAGTAGTATGTTAACTCCTTTAAAATGCTGATTGCAGGTAAAGCAAACAAGCCCCCCCATcatcccccccacaaaaaaaaaacccaaatcagtAACAATAAAACCTCTAACAGGCACTCTCTGAACCCAATACTGCTCTGGAATGAACGCCAATGGCTGTTCCCTAAAAGGATCCTAAGATTGAGGGTTGGTGGAACATGGAACCCTAAACAGGAAGGATACAAATGCCTACTGGTAGTACCAAGACGTTGCCTCTGATCCCCTCTGCTTAGCCACCAATAGTAATATGAGATAAATAATGGTACTGAATGCTAGAACTACATATGCAAATTCACAGGGACTCTAGGCTCCACACGCAGAAGTACACAGCCCTAACCAGTGGCCGTCCATGATCTGGCTTTACAACTACTTAGAAAAGGAATGTGATTCAGTGAAGCCCATTTTCTGTTCATTCTTTTGAGCGTTATAAATGTAGAGTCCAGAATAGACCGTAGGCCTTGTGAGAACGGTCTATGAGGACTGGGGAGCAAAGATTAGCCAGGGGTGTATAAGGCCGCTGCTCTTCCCACATTAACTGGACTAGTTTTTCTGCTTCCACTCCTACTAGGATCCTTGTTTGGTTCTCTCCAGGAGACTGGGATTCTCTGGTTTCACGAGTCCCCAGATAGGAACAGCATCTGTATTGAGTGTCGAGGGTAAAGCGGGCAGAATCCAGTCTGTAATAGCTTACCTGTTATTGGGGCTGAAAGGTCTGGACCAGAAAGGCGGGTAGTCTGAAGGCCCTGCAGACTCACCTTGTGGAATGGACGTAGTGGGGACTCCGGACGCGCAGGTCTGGAGTAGACGGCATGCTAGACTGGGAATTCCAGTGCGGGAGGCCTCGGATGGGGCTGTTTTGCAAGGAGCTGCTTACTCCTGCCTCAGTACAGCTTCCTGTGCTGGGGAAGCGCTTGTGACTGCTGCAAGCAGAGAAAAGCCAAGCTGGTCACGCTGATATAATGTGGCACTGTCCCCAGTGGCAGGGGCTGACCAGCGTGGGACAATGGGTCTAGCTGGAGGGAGAGCTTGCTCAGGACGCCAGCTCTCACTGTCCCACTGGAGGGGGCTTTGTCCCCTCCGCCCCTGCAATCAGCCCAGGGCATTGTTCCTGTTCGGGCACCCTCTTGGGGCTGTGTAATTAAGGAAAATGAGGACAGCAGAAGCAGACCTAAAACAGCTTCCAAGTAGTCATCTCTACGGTGCTGGTATTAACCTAGCAATGAGCTGCTAATGTGTGCCTTTCATTACTGCAGCTTGGCTCCAGCCACCGGCTGGTAGATGGTTTAGGTTCTGCACCACCTTGGGGATCCTCTGATTTTGGCAAAGGGGACTCTCCTTTGCCATTCTGGAATACTGCTGGCTACAATTTCCTAATTAATTCCTGTGGAATTTAACGGCATTAAAGCCATCTGCCAACAGGTTGATTGTGAGCCAAACCTTTGGGTTTTCCCCTTTGGATGAGAAATCTGTACTTCTCTGAGGCCGACAGCAGAGGGCTTTGTGAGCAAAGGAAGGGAATAGACGCTGTGGGTGTTGGGTAGGGCCACCCTCGGACTCTGCCAGACACCCCACTTGGGTGCTGCAACCCAGCTCACCTGGAATGACCATGGGAGGAGCGTTTCTTCACCTTCTCATAAGGCTCATCTAAGGAGGACTCGCTCCACATTTTGGGCTTTAAGGGTGACTTGTCGTAGTCGGTGCGGTGATAGTGCATCTGCCTGAGCCCCTCCAGGGACTGCGGGGGAGGGGGCCTGTTGTGTGATGATGGTGGCCGAGGAGGAAGTCCCTTGTGCGGAGACTGTAGGGGGGACAGTGTGCTGGTAACCTGAGAGTCTTCTGTCaagacaggaagaggagggaaggatcaGTGTCACCGGTCCCACAAATCCAACCCATCACATCTGTGCCTTGGGAGCTACACATCAAAATATGCCCAAGGACCCTGCTGACCCTGCCTAGACTACTGGTCAATACAGGGCAGTGAGTATCACTTTTAGTGTATCTGTCAAGTGTAATTTAGTGCGGGCAAAACTGGTTCTCTCCCAGCCATGGTCCCCCCACAAGCTACTTAAATTCTTTACAATCTTTTCTGGCATATTTAGTCCTGTGATGTCGGGAGGGAGCCCAGGGCCTCATCcgtgctagacaagtgctctccACTGAGCTCACTGAGCTCAGCGCTGATCAAGGTGTTTGGGGAGAAAAGGTCTCAGTCCCAACAGCACCCTAGCCCTGCCATCTCTGGGGTGCAACCCAGCACATCTGTATGCTGGATGACTTCCAAAGGAAGCAAAGCCATTTAGTCAAAGAAAGAGGCGTctcaccaggcatggtgactctggcctgtaattccagcacttggtagatAGAGGTAGgcaaatcagaagttcaaggccagcttcagttACACAGTGAGTAGTTCAATGTCATTCGGAGCTATCTAGGACCTGGTCCCATTAGAAACAACAATCCCCAACCAAAAGGTGCCTGGAAGGAAATGAGCTCTgggcaggcagagaaggaaggaaactggGTAGAaatgtggaggggaggggagaggaggggaggggatatAAGCAGGAGGAGCCACTCAGCTGGGGGAGAGGGCAGAGCCCAGGAGGGAGGAATTCTGAGTGAGCCCAGATAGCGAGAGACCTTGAATTCCAGACAAGGAGTTGAGATTTGGCCTAAAAGCTACAAGACAACTTTGATAACTTCAAACACAGATGTGTCAGGGTAGAAATCCTGTTTAAGAACCATCGTTCTGGCAACTTTTATTCTGGGTTTACAGGAGAGACAAGGGAGGGTTTATGAAGAGACAATGATGGGAACCCAAGGTGCAGTGGCTTCAGGAGTAGAAGGGAATGCTcacggggaggggagggaatcAACCAATCATTCGTAGGAGCCTATATCCATTTGCAACTCTTGGTTCTTTCATGGCCTAATCCTCAGTCCCCATAATTCAAAGGCTCTGGCGTTGCCCCTCAAGTCAGACAGGAGGAATCCCTAGTGAGCGAGAGCCTGAACTGGGAACACAGGACACAAGAGGAGGCAATTACAGTTCTCAGGAGGTCAGGGGCCTAGGACATGGGGGCAAAGCTGTAATCATGATGTCTCAGCTAATGACTAAGTACAGCCCTGGAAACTACAAGCACAATGGAACTTCATCAGCTCGCTGCTTCCTCAGCAGACTAGGGTGTTAGGGATCAGTGGTAGGACCAGGGGTCTCATGTGTTCTCATGGAAACCATGTCTTCCCCATCCACTAATGTAGCAGTAAAATTTGACCATCAGTTTCTAACAGCAAAGCCAAGACAACTGGGCAAGTAGCTCCCCTGGCTTTCCCCACATCCAGACCGATGGTTATTACTGTGGCAATTATTGTTACTGTGACTTGGGTAGGTCTTTTATGTTTCTTGTCTCAATAGCCACTTGCCACTGACTGCCTGAGGTTTTCCTAGAGGGCAAAAAAATGAACTACCAGTTAATAGATTTCCATATAATTAGTGCCCTCACTGCCCAATGTTTTGGTTTAACAACCGCAGGAATAGCTTGGAAATGGTTCTAAGTCTGGAATGCTTGTTTCTGCTGTGGGGGCAGGAGGGGTTTTCAACTCTGATTTCCTAAGACCTGACCAAGAAAATATCCTGGCAGTTGCCAGATTTAAGAATCCAGCAGGATATAAAACAACAGTTTCCAAGGTTGTCCATGTCACAAAAGGGACATTTCCATTTCTGTCTCAGAGAAGACAGCAGATAGGCCAACTCCTTCCTGGAGCTCAGACTCCCAGTGGGTCCCAATCTTTGTTATGTAGCAAAAATCAATGTCTATCTCTTTCCTTGTATGTCAGCACTGCCAAAAGGAAGATACACATGATGAAGACtcttgtgcatttttttttttttttagtcctgaggatagaactcaggtccttgcatATAGGTAAGTACTCTAACAGTGAACTATACTCCCaaacctttgtttgtttttgacttcAAGGTCAACTTGCTATattgctcaggttggccttgaacttttgatcctcctgcctctgtttccacccCTCACACGCTGGGGGTTACAGGATTAAAGGTACCATgccagtcaaaaaaaaaattctttggttattacaaaaacaaaataccatttCATGAATATCACTCGGGGTATCCAACTTTCTGGCTTATCTGGGCCATATTGGACCAAGAGTAAATTCTCTTAGGCCATACATTGCAGAAGTGTCCAACCCATGGCCCACTGGTTATCagagcacacatatgtgtattttCTATGCTATTGGAACACAGAGGCTGCATGTGGCCCACAGACTGCAGATTGGATAAACCTGGATGACAAGTGTCAAGGTAGCCGTCACTCTGAGCCCAGCAGTGACTCCTGGGGAATGGAAGAGCCTGTAAAGAGTTCAGtcactgtctctgcctgcctcttcttgtCTATCAGGCCATTCCCAGGCTGCATACAGAAAAATCTGGGTTTAACCCAGATTCCACTTTTAAGAGCAGGGAACAGA from Microtus pennsylvanicus isolate mMicPen1 chromosome 4, mMicPen1.hap1, whole genome shotgun sequence includes these protein-coding regions:
- the Frmd4a gene encoding FERM domain-containing protein 4A isoform X7; this encodes MAISQHQFYLDRKQSKSKIHAARSLSEIAIDLTETGTLKTSKLANMGSKGKIISGSSGSLLSSGSQESDSSQSAKKDMLAALKSRQEALEETLRQRLEELKRLCLREAELTGKLPVEYPLDPGEEPPIVRRRIGTAFKLDEQKILPKGEEAELERLEREFAIQSQITEAARRLASDPNVSKKLKKQRKTSYLNALKKLQEIENAVNENRIKSGKKPTQRASLVIDDGNIASEDSSLSDALVLEDEDSQVTSTLSPLQSPHKGLPPRPPSSHNRPPPPQSLEGLRQMHYHRTDYDKSPLKPKMWSESSLDEPYEKVKKRSSHGHSSSHKRFPSTGSCTEAGVSSSLQNSPIRGLPHWNSQSSMPSTPDLRVRSPHYVHSTRSVDISPTRLHSLALHFRHRSSSLESQGKLLGSENDTGSPDFYTPRTRSSNGSDPMDDCSSCTSHSSSEHYYPAQMNANYSTLAEDSPSKARQRQRQRQRAAGSLGSASSGSMPNLAARSGAAGAGGGVYLHSQSQPSSQYRIKEYPLYIEGSATPVVVRSLESDQEGHYSVKAQFKTSNSYTAGGLFKESWRGGGDEGDAGRLTPSRSQILRTPSLGREGAHDKGCGRAAVSDELRQWYQRSTASHKEHSRLSHTSSTSSDSGSQYSTSSQSTFVAHSRVTRMPQMCKATSAALPQSQRSSTPSSEIGATPPSSPHHILTWQTGSYNDSCFLDSSLYPELADVQWYGQEKAKPGTLV